The following proteins are co-located in the Candidatus Polarisedimenticolia bacterium genome:
- a CDS encoding glycosyltransferase family 2 protein, producing MIFLSLFLSIDWHQLLLQSVVGFNRYVLYYFLTLNTVYLLLFIVSLFEVVRFVRRTFFSDYQQILKSEMTWPISIIVPAHNEERGIVETVRSLLQLNYGEFEVLVVNDGSKDNTLERLVRAFDLRKTDRIYRRTLPTARVRGIYASLEVPNLVVVDKEQGGKSDALNTGINLSRYPLFCSVDADSVIEENALLRVVKPFMEHPEEMVAVGGIVRIVNGCEVRDGRVVRISLPRKALPVFQVVEYLRAFLSGRIGWSVLRSLLIISGAFGLYKKSDVVAVGGYDSFTDTEDLELVVKLHEHLKKQKTKYRIVFVPDPVCWTEVPERFKTLLLQRNRWHRGMLQSFSRHWRMLLNPRYGVIGTVALPYFLLFEVLGPFVEVLGYLSVILAYFLGILNMEFFLLFLLVAIFYGVFLSIAAVLLEEISFRRYPAWEDLARLIWYAVWENLGFRQLLALFKVKAFFDFILRRRRWGEMGHRGFQPAAPVAYR from the coding sequence GTGATCTTCCTTTCGCTCTTTCTCTCCATCGACTGGCACCAGCTTCTGCTGCAATCGGTCGTCGGCTTCAACCGCTACGTCCTCTATTATTTCCTCACGCTCAACACCGTCTACCTGCTGCTGTTCATCGTCTCGCTCTTCGAGGTGGTCCGCTTCGTCCGCCGGACCTTCTTCTCGGACTACCAACAGATCCTCAAATCCGAGATGACCTGGCCGATCTCGATCATCGTTCCGGCTCACAACGAGGAGCGCGGCATCGTGGAGACGGTCCGGTCGCTGCTGCAGCTCAACTACGGCGAGTTCGAGGTCCTGGTGGTCAACGACGGATCCAAGGACAACACCCTGGAGCGGCTCGTCCGTGCCTTCGACTTGAGGAAGACCGACCGGATCTACCGGCGGACCCTGCCGACGGCCCGGGTGAGGGGCATCTACGCGTCGCTCGAAGTCCCGAACCTGGTCGTCGTCGACAAGGAGCAGGGGGGGAAGTCCGACGCCCTCAACACCGGCATCAACCTCTCCCGGTACCCCCTCTTCTGCTCGGTGGACGCCGACTCGGTCATCGAGGAGAACGCACTGCTGCGCGTCGTCAAGCCCTTCATGGAGCATCCGGAGGAGATGGTGGCGGTGGGCGGCATCGTCCGAATCGTCAACGGCTGCGAGGTGCGGGACGGCCGGGTGGTCCGCATCTCCCTGCCGCGCAAGGCGCTGCCCGTGTTCCAGGTCGTGGAGTACTTGAGAGCCTTCCTCTCCGGGCGGATCGGCTGGAGCGTCCTGCGGTCCCTGCTCATCATCTCCGGGGCCTTCGGGCTGTACAAGAAGAGCGACGTGGTGGCGGTGGGCGGCTATGATTCCTTCACCGACACCGAGGACCTGGAGCTGGTCGTGAAGCTCCACGAGCACCTCAAGAAGCAGAAGACCAAATACCGCATCGTCTTCGTCCCGGATCCCGTCTGCTGGACCGAGGTCCCGGAGCGGTTCAAGACGCTCCTCTTGCAGCGCAACCGCTGGCATCGCGGCATGCTCCAGTCGTTCTCCCGCCACTGGCGGATGCTCCTGAACCCGCGTTACGGCGTCATCGGCACCGTGGCCCTCCCTTACTTCCTGCTCTTCGAAGTGCTGGGGCCGTTCGTCGAGGTGCTCGGCTACCTGAGCGTCATCCTCGCCTACTTCCTCGGGATCCTGAACATGGAGTTCTTCCTCCTCTTCCTGCTCGTGGCCATCTTCTACGGGGTGTTCCTGTCGATCGCGGCGGTCCTGCTGGAGGAGATCTCCTTCCGACGCTATCCCGCCTGGGAGGACCTGGCACGCCTCATCTGGTACGCCGTCTGGGAGAACCTCGGCTTCCGCCAGCTCCTCGCCCTGTTCAAAGTGAAGGCCTTCTTCGACTTCATCCTCCGCCGGCGGCGCTGGGGAGAGATGGGCCACCGCGGCTTCCAGCCGGCCGCCCCGGTGGCCTACCGGTAA
- a CDS encoding HEAT repeat domain-containing protein has translation MSEILIRALWILGGVLFFLSIYIIANKALRETTERRVAWMRGELEPKVLEYLNGKGERLGAVLPPLGRTERRVVEEVLLDNGRFLKGNARDRITAACEDLGYVRDRTRQLKSSRWWRRAEAAEKLGTMKSPKATAELIALMRDEMPEVRMRAARALGQLETRSSVKPLIGTLQDPNRWSALRIADILAGMGPEAADELVESFATLPAKARVAAVDCLGRVKSHRAAGLLIKLLSDPDRDLRARAAHSLGLIGDPNFTPDLQRALKDPAWPVRAMAAKALGKLGRPEAVAPLFDLLKDREWWVRINAAEGLRSMGDRGLAALVNAIDSEDRYARHAAVATLEGAGVLDQYVEKLVSADEQEREAALTLIRKIVAAERTDHLMQAASRHAQEKVREQLARLLAPGDVKVQVKA, from the coding sequence ATGTCCGAGATTCTCATCCGGGCGCTCTGGATCCTGGGCGGCGTCCTGTTCTTCCTGTCGATCTACATCATCGCCAACAAGGCGCTGCGGGAGACGACGGAGCGGCGGGTCGCCTGGATGCGCGGCGAGCTCGAGCCGAAGGTCCTGGAGTACCTGAACGGCAAGGGAGAGCGGCTGGGCGCCGTGCTTCCTCCCCTCGGCCGGACCGAGCGGCGGGTGGTGGAAGAGGTGCTCCTCGACAACGGGCGGTTCCTCAAGGGGAACGCCCGCGATCGGATCACTGCCGCGTGCGAGGATCTGGGCTACGTGCGGGATCGGACGCGCCAGCTCAAGAGCTCCCGCTGGTGGAGGCGCGCCGAGGCCGCCGAGAAGCTCGGCACGATGAAGAGCCCGAAGGCCACCGCGGAGCTCATCGCCCTGATGCGCGACGAGATGCCCGAGGTCCGGATGCGGGCGGCCCGCGCCCTCGGACAGTTGGAGACGCGCAGCAGCGTCAAGCCCCTCATAGGGACCCTCCAGGATCCCAACCGGTGGTCGGCGCTGCGCATCGCCGACATCCTGGCCGGGATGGGGCCCGAGGCGGCCGACGAGCTGGTCGAGAGCTTCGCCACCCTTCCGGCCAAGGCCCGCGTGGCGGCCGTCGACTGCCTGGGGCGCGTGAAGAGCCACCGCGCCGCGGGGCTGCTCATCAAGCTCCTGTCGGATCCCGACCGCGACCTCCGCGCCCGCGCAGCCCATTCCCTCGGCCTGATCGGCGACCCGAACTTCACGCCCGACCTGCAGAGGGCGCTCAAGGACCCCGCCTGGCCGGTGCGGGCCATGGCGGCCAAGGCCCTCGGGAAGCTGGGGCGCCCCGAGGCGGTGGCGCCGCTCTTCGACCTCCTCAAGGACCGTGAGTGGTGGGTGAGAATCAACGCGGCCGAAGGGCTCCGGTCGATGGGCGACCGCGGCCTCGCCGCTCTGGTGAACGCCATCGACTCCGAGGATCGCTACGCCCGCCACGCCGCCGTGGCCACCCTGGAAGGGGCCGGCGTGCTCGATCAATACGTGGAGAAGCTCGTCTCGGCGGACGAGCAGGAGCGCGAGGCGGCGCTGACTCTCATCCGGAAGATCGTGGCGGCGGAGCGCACCGACCACCTGATGCAGGCGGCGTCGCGGCATGCCCAGGAGAAGGTGCGGGAGCAGCTGGCGCGCCTTCTCGCCCCCGGCGACGTGAAAGTGCAGGTGAAGGCGTGA
- a CDS encoding tetratricopeptide repeat protein produces the protein MRIRWLPVLLLAASLAAPPGLAAGDLKSQAEEAFRNDRYAEAIELYRKILADSPRDTFALKRLALVLSWENRLDESIDAYGRLLSIDPSDDEAKRELAKIESWDGRFSDSEEHYRSLIQTHPSDASLKLSLAEILGWQGKMKEARAIYQPLIDAKDHAVEAAAGMGDVAAWEGKLEEAARWYRQVLKADPNNEKASVGLARVHHEQGKDRLAVMEVDRAVEKFPKSREAKKALREIHDPLRSFLTASFDRILDTDSNDLKIGRLDFNVHPDPQTTLDVVLSHYDAAFRCDVAGHCPGAVVNRDADTQGDSLTLVYGTRFSDILFLNGRIGADRQESFDGDDLTRLVGGASFDVYPIQNMGFGGSASRESLFDTARLIDQHLRLHALNGRYDWRITPRWRWRVSAQHAWFSDDNERNVGATSLEWIVPLPRPRLRLTYASRWLAYDKDLDDGYFDPRRFWANLLTASVAGDFHHRSFYYSADVTGGFQTINRGNRDSVFGFELLGGWNAARHLAFEATYGKTNYAQQIATGFESHHYGFLLKIIF, from the coding sequence ATGCGAATTAGGTGGCTCCCGGTCCTGCTGCTCGCCGCCTCCCTCGCCGCGCCGCCCGGTCTCGCGGCGGGCGATCTGAAATCCCAGGCCGAGGAGGCTTTCCGGAACGACCGGTACGCCGAGGCGATCGAGCTCTACCGCAAGATCCTGGCGGACTCCCCGAGAGACACCTTCGCGCTCAAGCGCCTGGCGCTGGTCCTCTCCTGGGAGAACCGCCTCGACGAGTCGATCGACGCCTATGGGCGGCTGCTGTCGATCGATCCCTCGGACGACGAGGCGAAGCGGGAGCTGGCCAAGATCGAGTCGTGGGACGGGCGCTTCTCCGATTCGGAAGAACACTACCGGAGCCTGATCCAGACGCACCCCTCCGACGCCTCCCTCAAGCTGAGCCTGGCGGAAATCCTCGGCTGGCAGGGAAAGATGAAAGAGGCGCGGGCGATCTACCAGCCTCTGATCGACGCGAAGGACCACGCCGTCGAGGCGGCGGCCGGAATGGGCGACGTCGCGGCGTGGGAGGGCAAGCTGGAGGAGGCCGCCCGCTGGTACCGCCAGGTGCTGAAAGCCGATCCCAACAACGAGAAGGCGAGCGTCGGGCTCGCCCGCGTCCACCACGAGCAGGGCAAGGATCGGTTGGCGGTGATGGAAGTGGACCGGGCGGTGGAGAAGTTTCCGAAGAGCCGCGAGGCGAAGAAGGCACTTCGCGAGATCCACGATCCCCTGCGTTCCTTCCTGACCGCCTCCTTCGACCGGATCCTCGACACCGATTCGAACGACCTGAAGATCGGCCGGCTCGATTTCAACGTCCATCCCGATCCCCAGACCACCCTGGACGTCGTGCTGTCGCACTACGATGCCGCCTTCCGGTGCGACGTCGCGGGCCATTGCCCGGGCGCGGTCGTGAACCGGGACGCCGACACCCAGGGCGACTCGCTGACCCTGGTCTACGGCACGCGCTTCAGCGACATCCTGTTTCTCAACGGCCGGATCGGCGCCGACCGCCAGGAAAGCTTTGACGGCGACGACCTGACCCGCCTGGTGGGCGGGGCCTCCTTCGACGTCTACCCGATTCAGAACATGGGCTTCGGCGGCAGCGCCAGCCGCGAATCGCTCTTCGACACCGCCCGGCTGATCGACCAGCACCTCCGGCTGCACGCCCTCAACGGCCGGTACGACTGGCGGATCACGCCGCGCTGGCGCTGGCGCGTGAGCGCCCAGCACGCCTGGTTTTCGGACGACAACGAGCGGAACGTCGGCGCCACCTCGCTCGAGTGGATCGTGCCGCTGCCCCGGCCGCGCCTCCGCCTCACCTATGCCTCGCGATGGCTCGCCTACGACAAGGATCTCGACGACGGGTACTTCGATCCGCGCCGCTTCTGGGCCAACCTTCTCACCGCCTCCGTCGCCGGCGATTTCCATCACCGGAGCTTCTACTACTCCGCGGACGTGACGGGGGGGTTCCAGACCATCAACCGCGGGAATCGGGACTCCGTCTTCGGCTTCGAGCTGCTCGGGGGATGGAACGCCGCCCGCCACCTCGCCTTCGAGGCCACCTACGGCAAGACCAACTACGCCCAGCAAATCGCGACGGGCTTCGAAAGCCATCACTACGGCTTCCTCCTGAAGATCATCTTTTGA
- a CDS encoding response regulator transcription factor: protein MSHPKILVADDDSTIRRFIVTLLADRGYEIHEAVDGEQAFKVAESVKPDLMLLDLIMPYRDGFDVLYDLKHDPATSEIPIIIMSVKDREEEIVKGLNMGAEDYVVKPFNSLELVARVRKILERENRRAG, encoded by the coding sequence ATGAGCCACCCGAAAATCCTGGTCGCCGACGACGACAGCACCATCCGACGCTTCATCGTCACCCTGCTCGCCGATCGAGGCTATGAGATTCACGAAGCGGTCGACGGGGAGCAAGCCTTCAAGGTGGCGGAGAGCGTGAAGCCCGACCTGATGCTCCTGGATCTCATCATGCCCTACCGCGACGGCTTCGACGTCCTGTACGACCTCAAGCACGATCCCGCGACGTCGGAAATCCCGATCATCATCATGTCGGTGAAGGACCGCGAAGAGGAGATCGTCAAGGGGCTGAACATGGGCGCCGAGGACTACGTCGTGAAGCCTTTCAACTCGCTCGAGCTGGTGGCCCGGGTGAGGAAGATTCTGGAGCGGGAGAACCGCCGGGCGGGGTGA